A single genomic interval of Aquipuribacter sp. SD81 harbors:
- a CDS encoding DUF2254 domain-containing protein, with product MTFLTRMRESFWVLPAALCLLAAAAAQGLIEVDRSLVGTSTEPLVGVDVLYRVGADGSRTLLSAIAGSVLGVASTTFSITIAVMALTSSSFGPRLVRNFMADRGNQVVLGTYLATFLYSLLVLRAIRTLDGTAAEEPFVPHLAVNGAVVLAVASIGLLVWFIHHISDSIQVWTLARRVREDLRHAVDDLYPARSGAGPAPRAAEGPEGPVSLKVRAAGTGYVVGVDVDDLVATAAELDLVMVLRVRPGDFVAEEGVVADVHGDVPDAAALAARIRRQLSLSAVRSPAQDVGFSVQLLLDMLARALSPGTNDPYTARTALDDLSDGLAALARRDHPEERRVDEDGVLRVVAPSVGLIELVDTVVDTVRAYGLDHPDVVVRAVRLLGQVAEDARPEQVTALVDQLDTLLAHHATTDPFPRDRERVLAAADAVRPVLPAPPAL from the coding sequence GTGACGTTCCTGACGCGCATGCGCGAGTCCTTCTGGGTGCTGCCGGCCGCCCTCTGCCTCCTCGCCGCGGCGGCTGCCCAGGGCCTCATCGAGGTCGACCGGTCGCTCGTGGGCACGTCGACCGAGCCACTGGTCGGGGTCGACGTGCTCTACCGCGTGGGCGCCGACGGCAGCCGGACGCTGCTGTCGGCCATAGCCGGCTCCGTGCTCGGGGTCGCGTCCACGACCTTCTCCATCACGATCGCGGTCATGGCCCTGACCTCGTCGTCGTTCGGGCCCCGCCTCGTGCGCAACTTCATGGCCGACCGGGGCAACCAGGTGGTGCTCGGCACCTACCTCGCCACCTTCCTGTACTCCCTGCTCGTCCTGCGGGCGATCCGCACCCTCGACGGCACCGCCGCCGAGGAGCCCTTCGTGCCGCACCTCGCGGTAAACGGAGCCGTCGTGCTCGCGGTCGCCAGCATCGGCCTGCTCGTGTGGTTCATCCACCACATCAGCGACTCGATCCAGGTGTGGACGCTCGCCCGGCGGGTCCGGGAGGACCTGCGGCACGCGGTCGACGACCTGTACCCCGCCCGCAGCGGCGCCGGGCCGGCCCCGCGGGCGGCGGAGGGTCCCGAAGGACCGGTCTCGCTCAAGGTGCGTGCGGCGGGGACCGGCTACGTCGTCGGCGTCGACGTCGACGACCTCGTCGCGACGGCGGCGGAGCTCGACCTCGTGATGGTGCTCCGCGTCCGCCCCGGTGACTTCGTCGCGGAGGAGGGGGTCGTCGCCGACGTCCACGGCGACGTGCCGGACGCCGCCGCGCTCGCCGCGCGCATCCGCCGCCAGCTGTCGCTGTCCGCGGTGCGCAGCCCCGCGCAGGACGTCGGCTTCTCGGTGCAGCTGCTCCTCGACATGCTCGCGCGGGCGCTGTCGCCGGGGACCAACGACCCCTACACCGCGCGCACGGCGCTCGACGACCTCAGCGACGGGCTCGCGGCCCTCGCGCGGCGCGACCACCCGGAGGAGCGGCGGGTCGACGAGGACGGCGTGCTGCGGGTCGTCGCGCCGTCCGTCGGTCTCATCGAGCTCGTCGACACGGTCGTCGACACGGTGCGCGCGTACGGCCTCGACCACCCGGACGTCGTCGTCCGGGCCGTCCGGCTGCTCGGGCAGGTGGCCGAGGACGCCCGCCCCGAGCAGGTGACGGCCCTCGTCGACCAGCTCGACACGCTCCTCGCGCACCACGCGACGACCGACCCGTTCCCGCGCGACCGGGAGCGCGTGCTCGCGGCCGCCGACGCGGTCCGTCCGGTGCTGCCCGCCCCGCCCGCCCTCTGA
- a CDS encoding methyl-accepting chemotaxis protein encodes MPLFAQRRTTTAPTHPVPRDVEALEAVLRAFDDGVRDEQEARVKMTDLLVDCLGLDYGARWVRRSDGRFELRYETGALAGTLPASTDAVRVEDVPDALIARAVLGRRAVVERLEPGESVPASHGCLRWRAASQGPARSAAAVPIFDPGGAVSAVMEFYGPQCMPRFDDEKWAAIARIASLAKRQALASRQLEETLNDRKAVTTVVGDVSDAVDETSALRVALDTVRRTFGWAYGSFWALDEAAGVLRFAQESGSAGEEFRQVTMGASFAEGVGLSGRAWRARDLVFVQDLAELTDCVRAPAAGRAGVRSGVCFPITDGDRVIGTMDFFVTETIELSESRAAALRNVQQLVSQRVGVLRRAAADAENSRRLLDTVERLQRAASDAGQVAGEAVARSAAMREDVAALAAASAEIDEVIKIIGRIADQTNLLALNATIEAARVGEAGKGFAVVAGEVKDLARETAVATQKVSDHVGALQRSSRSVEAGIHATSGTVEQMGTVQARITEVLGDQVAMASALREHP; translated from the coding sequence ATGCCGCTGTTCGCCCAGCGCCGCACCACGACCGCTCCGACGCACCCCGTCCCCCGCGACGTGGAGGCGCTCGAGGCCGTCCTGCGCGCCTTCGACGACGGCGTCCGCGACGAGCAGGAGGCCCGCGTCAAGATGACGGACCTGCTCGTGGACTGCCTCGGCCTCGACTACGGGGCGCGGTGGGTCCGCCGCTCCGACGGTCGGTTCGAGCTCCGCTACGAGACCGGCGCGCTCGCCGGAACCCTGCCCGCCTCCACCGACGCCGTCCGGGTGGAGGACGTCCCGGACGCCCTCATCGCGCGCGCGGTGCTCGGCCGCCGCGCCGTCGTCGAACGGCTGGAGCCGGGCGAGTCCGTGCCCGCGTCCCACGGCTGCCTGCGCTGGCGCGCGGCCAGCCAGGGCCCCGCCCGCTCGGCCGCCGCCGTCCCGATCTTCGACCCCGGGGGCGCCGTCTCCGCGGTCATGGAGTTCTACGGCCCGCAGTGCATGCCCCGGTTCGACGACGAGAAGTGGGCCGCGATCGCCCGCATCGCGAGCCTGGCCAAGCGGCAGGCCCTCGCCTCCCGCCAGCTCGAGGAGACGCTCAACGACCGCAAGGCCGTCACCACGGTGGTCGGTGACGTGTCCGACGCGGTGGACGAGACCTCCGCGCTGCGCGTCGCCCTCGACACCGTCCGCCGGACCTTCGGCTGGGCGTACGGCTCGTTCTGGGCGCTCGACGAGGCCGCGGGCGTGCTGCGCTTCGCGCAGGAGTCGGGCTCCGCGGGCGAGGAGTTCCGCCAGGTCACGATGGGCGCGAGCTTCGCCGAGGGCGTCGGCCTGTCCGGGCGGGCGTGGCGGGCGCGCGACCTCGTCTTCGTGCAGGACCTCGCCGAGCTCACCGACTGCGTGCGGGCGCCCGCCGCCGGCCGGGCCGGTGTCCGCTCGGGTGTGTGCTTCCCGATCACGGACGGCGACCGCGTCATCGGCACCATGGACTTCTTCGTCACCGAGACCATCGAGCTGTCGGAGTCCCGTGCGGCCGCGCTGCGCAACGTGCAGCAGCTGGTCTCGCAGCGGGTCGGCGTGCTGCGCCGCGCCGCCGCGGACGCCGAGAACTCCCGGCGGCTGCTCGACACCGTCGAGCGCCTGCAGCGGGCCGCGAGCGACGCGGGCCAGGTCGCGGGGGAGGCGGTGGCCCGCTCGGCGGCCATGCGCGAGGACGTCGCCGCCCTCGCGGCCGCCTCCGCGGAGATCGACGAGGTCATCAAGATCATCGGCCGGATCGCCGACCAGACCAACCTCCTCGCCCTCAACGCCACCATCGAGGCGGCACGCGTCGGGGAGGCGGGCAAGGGGTTCGCCGTCGTCGCGGGCGAGGTCAAGGACCTCGCCCGGGAGACAGCCGTGGCGACGCAGAAGGTGTCCGACCACGTGGGGGCGCTGCAGCGCAGCAGCCGCAGCGTCGAGGCGGGCATCCACGCGACCAGCGGCACGGTGGAGCAGATGGGCACGGTCCAGGCCCGCATCACCGAGGTGCTGGGGGACCAGGTCGCGATGGCCTCGGCGCTGCGCGAGCACCCCTGA
- a CDS encoding alpha-ketoglutarate-dependent dioxygenase AlkB translates to MAPVLQASLFDSVFDAAGEQEAGVGTHWALGPLGATVERVPLAHGAWLDVRPGWLQGSAGVFDSLVSGVTWRADERQMYDRVVAVPRLLSWFGEHQAWPHPALVAARDALDTHYGLAAPDRFATAGLCWYRDGRDSVAWHGDRIGRSRHHDVMVAILSLGAPRTLALRPAGGGATHRFQLGHGDLLVMGGSCQRTWDHCVPKTTRAVGPRISVQLRPRGVA, encoded by the coding sequence ATGGCACCGGTCCTGCAGGCCTCGCTCTTCGACAGCGTGTTCGACGCGGCGGGCGAACAGGAGGCCGGCGTCGGGACCCATTGGGCCCTCGGCCCGCTCGGTGCCACCGTCGAGCGGGTGCCTCTGGCCCACGGCGCGTGGCTCGACGTGCGGCCCGGGTGGCTGCAGGGCTCGGCCGGGGTCTTCGACTCACTCGTCTCCGGCGTGACCTGGCGGGCCGACGAGCGGCAGATGTATGACCGGGTCGTCGCGGTGCCCCGTCTGCTGTCGTGGTTCGGCGAGCACCAGGCGTGGCCCCACCCGGCGCTCGTCGCCGCCCGGGACGCCCTCGACACCCACTACGGCCTCGCGGCCCCGGACCGCTTCGCCACCGCGGGCCTGTGCTGGTACCGCGACGGCCGCGACAGCGTCGCCTGGCACGGCGACCGCATCGGCCGGAGCCGGCACCACGACGTGATGGTCGCGATCCTGTCCCTCGGCGCGCCTCGAACCCTCGCGCTGCGCCCGGCCGGTGGCGGTGCGACCCACCGCTTCCAGCTCGGGCACGGCGACCTGCTCGTCATGGGCGGGTCGTGCCAGCGCACGTGGGACCACTGCGTGCCCAAGACGACGCGGGCCGTGGGGCCCCGCATCAGCGTGCAGCTGCGCCCCCGCGGCGTCGCCTGA
- a CDS encoding DUF5709 domain-containing protein, with the protein MSEQEGVDRIDAEATASQDLDEVDFDQDLAFGEDGDDDNMDRSYVPNDRPVAANQHGTTAAEQHEGSTIDDRVAAEEPEVFGDRPGEEVLPTDQPLSDALGEDVASEDLAMTEDDESEVGDLRAGRLVEPDEGVREDTEKDLVADDVGVDAGAASAEEAAMHVTDDPRA; encoded by the coding sequence GTGAGCGAGCAGGAGGGCGTCGACCGGATCGACGCGGAGGCCACGGCCTCCCAGGACCTCGACGAGGTCGACTTCGACCAGGACCTCGCCTTCGGCGAGGACGGCGACGACGACAACATGGACCGCAGCTACGTGCCGAACGACCGGCCCGTCGCGGCGAACCAGCACGGCACGACGGCCGCCGAGCAGCACGAGGGCAGCACGATCGACGACCGCGTCGCCGCGGAGGAGCCCGAGGTGTTCGGCGACCGTCCCGGCGAGGAGGTCCTGCCCACGGACCAGCCGCTGTCCGACGCGCTCGGCGAGGACGTCGCGTCGGAGGACCTCGCCATGACGGAGGACGACGAGTCCGAGGTCGGGGACCTGCGCGCCGGCCGGCTCGTCGAGCCGGACGAGGGCGTGCGCGAGGACACCGAGAAGGACCTCGTGGCCGATGACGTCGGCGTGGACGCCGGCGCCGCGAGCGCCGAGGAGGCCGCCATGCACGTGACGGACGACCCCCGCGCATGA
- a CDS encoding acyl-CoA thioesterase gives MSTRPTPEALRDQLVSDLRLEATEDPDRFTGQNVHHPSGRVFGGQVLGQSLMAAGRTVDADRLPHSLHAYFLRPGDPSVPIDFSVERLRDGRSFSARRTHALQHGRPILSMIASFQTADEGLEHGEPVPDAPQPESLPTTADVLAGVEHPVAEYWSFERPMDIRNVDEPIFLRPATARRSDSAVWLRTTAALPDEPLLHAAVMAFASDYSLLEAVLRRHGVAWSTPGLKIASLDHAMWFHRTGRADDWLLYTHRSPSASNARGLVQGHMHDRRGRLVATVAQEGMVRVPRG, from the coding sequence GTGAGCACGCGCCCCACACCGGAAGCCCTGCGGGACCAGCTCGTCTCCGACCTCCGGCTGGAGGCGACGGAGGACCCGGACCGCTTCACCGGGCAGAACGTGCACCACCCCTCAGGCCGCGTCTTCGGCGGGCAGGTGCTCGGGCAGTCCCTCATGGCGGCCGGGCGGACGGTCGACGCCGACCGCCTCCCCCACAGCCTCCACGCGTACTTCCTGCGACCGGGCGACCCGAGCGTGCCGATCGACTTCTCGGTCGAGCGGCTGCGCGACGGGCGGTCCTTCAGCGCCCGGCGCACGCACGCGCTGCAGCACGGCCGCCCGATCCTGTCGATGATCGCCTCGTTCCAGACCGCCGACGAGGGCCTCGAGCACGGCGAGCCGGTGCCGGACGCCCCGCAGCCGGAGTCGCTGCCGACCACCGCCGACGTGCTCGCGGGCGTCGAGCACCCCGTCGCGGAGTACTGGTCGTTCGAGCGGCCCATGGACATCCGCAACGTCGACGAGCCGATCTTCCTCCGGCCTGCGACCGCGCGCCGCAGCGACAGCGCGGTCTGGCTGCGCACGACCGCCGCGCTGCCCGACGAGCCGCTGCTGCACGCGGCCGTCATGGCCTTCGCGAGCGACTACTCGCTGCTGGAGGCGGTGCTGCGCCGTCACGGGGTCGCCTGGTCGACGCCGGGGCTGAAGATCGCGAGCCTCGACCACGCGATGTGGTTCCACCGGACCGGCCGCGCCGACGACTGGCTCCTCTACACCCACCGCAGCCCGTCCGCCTCCAACGCGCGCGGGCTCGTGCAGGGGCACATGCACGACCGCCGAGGACGGCTCGTCGCGACCGTCGCCCAGGAGGGCATGGTGCGGGTGCCGCGGGGCTGA
- a CDS encoding PP2C family protein-serine/threonine phosphatase translates to MLSTDPAVPPGRETAILRAAVESGLDGVVVVGDDGRMLAMNQQFVDMWPIPADVVASRDDEAALRSAMTRLVDPQAFLDRVHELYAGDGGAARDELLLRDGRVLDRWGTPLVDDDGTRLGWAWYFRDVTRERVAAQEAIEAGERFRRLARTLQDSLLPPHLPDVPGAEIAARYLPGSEVVDVVGDFYDVFQTGEHEWALTVGDVCGKGVEAATVTALARYTIRAGAVTRRSPSAVLRLLNEAMRRQHPDSERFVTAAYLGLELGSGACRLRIALGGHPPALCRRADGRVEPLGTPGTVLGAFDDPSLTDDGTLLHPGDRVLLYTDGVTEARRGAEQFGEERLVDVLAGCDGTAAETARTVEEAVLAFSTRQSDDTAVLVVRVPPA, encoded by the coding sequence GTGCTGTCGACGGACCCTGCGGTCCCGCCAGGCCGCGAGACCGCCATCCTGCGGGCGGCGGTCGAGTCCGGCCTCGACGGGGTCGTCGTGGTCGGCGACGACGGGCGCATGCTCGCGATGAACCAGCAGTTCGTCGACATGTGGCCGATCCCCGCGGACGTCGTCGCCTCGCGAGACGACGAGGCCGCCCTGCGCAGCGCGATGACCCGGCTCGTGGACCCGCAGGCGTTCCTGGACCGCGTCCACGAGCTGTACGCGGGTGACGGCGGGGCGGCGCGCGACGAGCTGCTGCTGCGCGACGGGCGCGTCCTGGACCGCTGGGGCACCCCGCTGGTCGACGACGACGGGACCCGGCTCGGCTGGGCCTGGTACTTCCGCGACGTCACGCGGGAGCGGGTCGCCGCGCAGGAGGCGATCGAGGCGGGGGAGCGGTTCCGGCGCCTCGCGCGCACGCTGCAGGACAGCCTGCTTCCCCCGCACCTGCCGGACGTGCCCGGCGCCGAGATCGCGGCGCGCTACCTGCCGGGCTCGGAGGTCGTCGACGTCGTCGGCGACTTCTACGACGTGTTCCAGACCGGCGAGCACGAGTGGGCGCTGACCGTGGGGGACGTGTGCGGCAAGGGGGTCGAGGCCGCGACCGTCACGGCGCTCGCCCGCTACACGATCCGCGCCGGGGCCGTCACCCGGCGCTCGCCGTCGGCGGTGCTGCGGCTGCTCAACGAGGCGATGCGGCGCCAGCACCCGGACTCCGAGCGGTTCGTGACGGCGGCGTACCTCGGCCTGGAGCTCGGCAGCGGCGCCTGCCGCCTGCGGATCGCGCTCGGCGGGCACCCTCCGGCGCTGTGCCGGCGCGCCGACGGCCGGGTCGAGCCCCTCGGCACGCCCGGGACGGTGCTCGGCGCCTTCGACGACCCGTCGCTCACCGACGACGGCACGCTCCTGCACCCGGGCGACCGGGTCCTGCTCTACACCGACGGCGTCACCGAGGCCCGGCGCGGGGCCGAGCAGTTCGGCGAGGAGCGCCTCGTCGACGTGCTCGCCGGCTGCGACGGGACGGCGGCGGAGACCGCACGCACCGTGGAGGAGGCGGTGCTGGCCTTCAGCACACGGCAGAGCGACGACACCGCGGTCCTCGTCGTGCGGGTGCCGCCCGCCTGA
- a CDS encoding acyl-CoA thioesterase — MPAVTVPVAVRWSDMDAYGHVNNTDFLRYTEQARVEALAVVKAGADTGTLVVRHEIEYRVPLEYTAAGVLVDIWVTRLGGAGFDLGYEVATTHTGERVVHAVSASTMVMYSFSRGAPRRIDEAERAVLGSMAGPPVVFRRGGR; from the coding sequence GTGCCCGCCGTCACCGTGCCCGTCGCCGTGCGCTGGTCCGACATGGACGCCTACGGCCACGTGAACAACACCGACTTCCTCCGCTACACCGAGCAGGCGCGCGTCGAGGCGCTCGCGGTCGTCAAGGCGGGCGCCGACACGGGGACCCTCGTCGTGCGGCACGAGATCGAGTACCGGGTGCCGCTGGAGTACACGGCCGCGGGCGTGCTCGTCGACATCTGGGTGACGCGCCTCGGCGGTGCGGGCTTCGACCTCGGCTACGAGGTCGCGACGACGCACACCGGCGAGCGCGTGGTGCACGCCGTGTCGGCCTCGACGATGGTCATGTACTCGTTCTCCCGCGGCGCGCCCCGGCGCATCGACGAGGCGGAGCGGGCGGTGCTGGGGTCGATGGCGGGACCGCCGGTCGTGTTCCGGCGCGGCGGGCGCTGA
- a CDS encoding glycoside hydrolase family 13 protein, protein MTSSSLQSSPWWRDAVIYQVYPRSFADGDGDGIGDLPGITARLPRLAELGVDAVWLSPFYPSPQNDAGYDVSDYRDVEPLFGTLADADRMIADAHELGLRVVVDIVPNHTSSEHEWFRAALAAGPGSRERARYLFRDGRGEAGELPPNNWVSVFGGRAWTRVTEADGSPGQWYLHLFDATQPDLDWGNPEVHAEFEDVLRFWLDRGVDGFRIDVAHSMVKEPGLPDWSEDDRPMQGTAEISETRRPPMWDQEGVHDIYRRWREVVDSYDGDRMLVAEAWVTPYERLARYTRPDELHQAFNFDHCVAAWLPEAQREVISTSLAGSEAVGAPTTWVLSNHDVVRHASRLGYPPATRGLGGIGPRDEQPDRGLGLRRARAATLLMLSLPGSAYLWQGEELGLPEHTTLPDEVRQDPAWLRTGGEQVGRDGCRVPIPWEADAPSYGFGPGAASWLPQPPEWADLARDRQEGVEGSTLETYRAALRLRREHGLGRGALHWLEEHCGPTSLGLRNGDVTVLVAFDEPLPLPAGSRVLLASGPLDADGTVPSDTTVWLRTP, encoded by the coding sequence GTGACCTCCTCGTCCCTGCAGTCCTCCCCGTGGTGGCGCGACGCCGTCATCTACCAGGTCTACCCGCGCTCGTTCGCGGACGGTGACGGCGACGGCATCGGCGACCTTCCCGGCATCACCGCGCGCCTGCCGAGGCTCGCCGAGCTCGGGGTCGACGCCGTCTGGCTGTCCCCCTTCTACCCCTCGCCGCAGAACGACGCGGGCTACGACGTCTCCGACTACCGCGACGTCGAGCCCCTGTTCGGCACGCTCGCCGACGCCGACCGCATGATCGCCGACGCGCACGAGCTCGGCCTGCGGGTCGTCGTCGACATCGTCCCCAACCACACGAGCTCGGAGCACGAGTGGTTCCGCGCGGCCCTCGCCGCCGGGCCCGGCTCGCGCGAGCGGGCCCGCTACCTGTTCCGCGACGGCCGGGGCGAGGCCGGCGAGCTCCCGCCCAACAACTGGGTGTCGGTGTTCGGCGGCCGGGCGTGGACGCGCGTCACCGAGGCCGACGGGTCCCCCGGGCAGTGGTACCTGCACCTGTTCGACGCCACGCAGCCCGACCTCGACTGGGGAAACCCCGAGGTGCACGCCGAGTTCGAGGACGTCCTGCGGTTCTGGCTCGACCGCGGCGTCGACGGCTTCCGCATCGACGTCGCGCACAGCATGGTCAAGGAGCCCGGCCTGCCCGACTGGTCCGAGGACGACCGGCCGATGCAGGGCACCGCGGAGATCAGCGAGACGCGCCGCCCCCCGATGTGGGACCAGGAGGGCGTGCACGACATCTACCGGCGCTGGCGGGAGGTCGTCGACTCCTACGACGGCGACCGCATGCTCGTCGCCGAGGCGTGGGTGACCCCGTACGAGCGCCTCGCCCGCTACACCCGCCCCGACGAGCTGCACCAGGCCTTCAACTTCGACCACTGCGTGGCCGCGTGGCTGCCCGAGGCCCAGCGGGAGGTCATCAGCACGTCCCTCGCCGGCTCCGAGGCGGTCGGCGCACCCACGACGTGGGTGCTGAGCAACCACGACGTGGTGCGGCACGCGTCCCGCCTCGGCTACCCGCCCGCGACCCGGGGTCTGGGTGGCATCGGCCCGCGCGACGAGCAGCCCGACCGCGGGCTCGGCCTGCGCCGCGCCCGCGCGGCGACGCTGCTCATGCTGTCGCTGCCGGGCTCGGCCTACCTGTGGCAGGGCGAGGAGCTCGGCCTGCCCGAGCACACGACGCTGCCCGACGAGGTCCGGCAGGACCCGGCGTGGCTGCGCACCGGCGGCGAGCAGGTGGGCCGCGACGGCTGCCGCGTCCCGATCCCGTGGGAGGCCGACGCCCCCTCCTACGGCTTCGGGCCGGGCGCGGCGTCGTGGCTCCCGCAGCCGCCGGAGTGGGCGGACCTCGCCCGCGACCGGCAGGAGGGCGTCGAGGGCTCGACGCTGGAGACGTACCGCGCGGCGCTGCGGCTGCGGCGCGAGCACGGGCTCGGCCGCGGCGCCCTGCACTGGCTGGAGGAGCACTGCGGTCCCACCTCCCTCGGCCTGCGCAACGGCGACGTCACGGTGCTCGTCGCGTTCGACGAGCCGCTGCCGCTGCCCGCGGGGAGCCGGGTGCTGCTCGCGAGCGGTCCGCTCGACGCCGACGGCACCGTGCCGTCCGACACGACCGTCTGGCTGCGCACGCCCTGA